The following proteins are co-located in the Amycolatopsis tolypomycina genome:
- a CDS encoding sensor domain-containing diguanylate cyclase, giving the protein MLAWTMAATLTIPVTLANVGTFALLTALAVAQTEVSRRIERQRRILSNGPHINMTSVWLLPAGLLVPPQLVAVLGTVLYVYLAFRSWSGTRPGEAHRVAANATTMILSGFAAGLVAELFSGHGMVAVALAAVAFFTTNTALTGLGLYLAAPEKATVEGCLGNMDDNLLELATLCVGGLLVMVLTTEPLLSVLVILPLYVLQRSVLIKRLEELATTDQKTQLLNATTWQDGAQREISRAERENGSFGAMMIDLDHFKRINDTYGHLAGDDVLKAVAAVVKQETRAHDLVGRFGGEEFVALLPSTSKEDAIVTAERIRQRVSELIISTTTNEGAAVDIERQTASIGVAAYPLDGSSIEEVMASADAAVYAAKHGGRNRVVGSAAAALAAA; this is encoded by the coding sequence ATGCTCGCCTGGACCATGGCGGCCACGCTCACGATCCCGGTCACGCTCGCGAACGTGGGGACGTTCGCGCTGCTCACGGCCCTGGCGGTGGCCCAGACCGAGGTCAGCAGGCGCATCGAGCGCCAGCGCCGGATCCTGAGCAACGGCCCGCACATCAACATGACGTCGGTCTGGCTGCTGCCCGCCGGGCTGCTGGTGCCGCCGCAGCTGGTGGCCGTCCTGGGCACGGTGCTGTACGTCTACCTCGCGTTCCGCAGCTGGTCGGGTACCCGTCCGGGTGAGGCCCACCGCGTGGCGGCCAACGCGACCACGATGATCCTGTCCGGCTTCGCCGCCGGCCTCGTCGCGGAGCTGTTCAGCGGGCACGGGATGGTGGCCGTCGCACTGGCCGCCGTCGCGTTCTTCACGACCAACACCGCCCTGACCGGCCTCGGCCTGTACCTGGCCGCCCCGGAGAAGGCGACCGTCGAGGGCTGCCTCGGCAACATGGACGACAACCTGCTGGAGCTGGCCACCCTGTGCGTCGGCGGCCTGCTCGTCATGGTCCTGACCACCGAGCCGCTGCTGTCGGTGCTGGTCATCCTGCCGCTGTACGTGCTGCAGCGGTCCGTGCTGATCAAGCGGCTCGAAGAGCTGGCCACCACCGACCAGAAGACGCAGCTGCTCAACGCCACCACCTGGCAGGACGGCGCGCAGCGCGAGATCTCGCGCGCGGAGCGGGAGAACGGCAGCTTCGGCGCCATGATGATCGACCTCGACCACTTCAAGCGGATCAACGACACCTACGGGCACCTCGCCGGCGACGACGTGCTCAAGGCGGTCGCCGCCGTCGTCAAGCAGGAGACCAGGGCGCACGACCTGGTCGGCCGGTTCGGCGGCGAGGAGTTCGTCGCGCTGCTGCCGTCGACGTCCAAAGAAGACGCGATCGTCACGGCGGAACGGATCCGGCAACGGGTCAGCGAGCTGATCATCAGCACCACGACCAACGAGGGCGCCGCCGTCGACATCGAACGGCAGACGGCGTCCATCGGCGTCGCCGCCTACCCGCTGGACGGTTCGTCCATCGAGGAGGTGATGGCGTCCGCCGACGCGGCCGTGTACGCGGCCAAGCACGGCGGGCGAAACCGGGTGGTGGGGTCGGCCGCGGCGGCCTTGGCCGCGGCTTAG
- a CDS encoding adenylosuccinate synthase: MPAIVLIGAQWGDEGKGKATDLMGDRVQWVVRYQGGNNAGHTVVLPNGENFALHLIPSGILTPGVTNVIGNGVVVDPGVLLDELSGLEARDVDTSKLLISADAHLIMPYHVAIDKVTERYLGSRKIGTTGRGIGPCYQDKIARVGVRVQDLLDEKIFRQKVEAALEFKNQVLVKVYNRKALDADQVADEVLAAGEKFAHRIADTRLQLNQALERGETVLLEGSQGTLLDVDHGTYPFVTSSNPTSGGASAGSGIGPGRITTVLGILKAYTTRVGSGPFPTELHDESGEYLRKQGGEFGVTTGRSRRTGWFDAVIARYAVRVNGITDYFLTKLDVLSGLEKVPVCVGYEVDGFRTQDMPMTQTDVHHAIPIYEEHPGWFEDISACRTFEELPANARAYVERLEELSGARISAIGVGPGREQTIVRHQFV; this comes from the coding sequence ATGCCGGCCATCGTGCTCATCGGTGCCCAATGGGGAGACGAAGGCAAGGGCAAGGCCACCGACCTGATGGGTGACCGCGTCCAGTGGGTCGTCCGGTACCAGGGTGGCAACAACGCCGGTCACACGGTCGTCCTGCCGAACGGCGAGAACTTCGCCCTGCACCTCATCCCGTCCGGCATCCTCACCCCGGGCGTGACGAACGTCATCGGCAACGGCGTGGTGGTCGACCCGGGCGTGCTGCTCGACGAGCTCTCCGGCCTCGAAGCGCGGGACGTGGACACGTCCAAGCTGCTGATCTCGGCCGACGCGCACCTGATCATGCCGTACCACGTGGCCATCGACAAAGTCACCGAGCGGTACCTCGGCAGCCGCAAGATCGGCACCACCGGCCGCGGCATCGGGCCCTGCTACCAGGACAAGATCGCCCGCGTCGGCGTCCGCGTGCAGGACCTGCTCGACGAGAAGATCTTCCGCCAGAAGGTCGAAGCCGCGCTGGAGTTCAAGAACCAGGTGCTGGTGAAGGTCTACAACCGCAAGGCCCTCGACGCCGACCAGGTCGCCGACGAGGTGCTGGCGGCCGGCGAGAAGTTCGCGCACCGCATCGCCGACACGCGCCTGCAGCTCAACCAGGCGCTGGAGCGCGGCGAAACCGTGCTGCTGGAGGGTTCACAGGGCACGCTGCTGGACGTCGACCACGGCACCTACCCGTTCGTGACGTCGTCGAACCCGACGTCCGGCGGCGCGAGCGCGGGCTCGGGCATCGGCCCGGGCCGCATCACGACGGTGCTCGGCATCCTCAAGGCGTACACCACCCGCGTCGGCTCCGGCCCGTTCCCGACCGAGCTGCACGACGAGTCCGGCGAATACCTGCGCAAGCAGGGCGGCGAGTTCGGCGTGACCACGGGCCGTTCGCGGCGCACCGGCTGGTTCGACGCGGTGATCGCGCGGTACGCGGTCCGCGTCAACGGCATCACCGACTACTTCCTCACGAAGCTGGACGTGCTGTCGGGGCTGGAGAAGGTTCCCGTGTGCGTCGGCTACGAAGTCGACGGATTCCGCACCCAGGACATGCCGATGACGCAGACCGACGTGCACCACGCGATTCCCATCTACGAAGAGCACCCGGGCTGGTTCGAGGACATCTCGGCGTGCCGCACGTTCGAGGAGCTCCCGGCGAACGCCCGCGCGTACGTCGAGCGCCTGGAAGAGCTGTCGGGCGCCCGGATTTCCGCGATCGGCGTCGGCCCGGGCCGCGAGCAGACGATCGTCCGGCACCAGTTCGTCTAG
- a CDS encoding OsmC family protein: MSLTEVIEGTRKAVDADPHNAAVSFSVDNVLKPGTRTEVEVKVRDHSFTVDEPAALGGTDQAANPVEYALAALGSCQVITYQFWAAKRGIPLDSVKVTVDGDLDLHGFFGFSFNTRPGFGDVRVSVELEGPASRERYEDLKREVDEHCPVLDLFRNETPVSTKLT, translated from the coding sequence ATGTCGCTGACCGAAGTCATCGAAGGCACCCGCAAGGCCGTCGACGCCGATCCGCACAACGCCGCCGTCTCCTTCAGCGTCGACAACGTTCTCAAGCCGGGGACGCGGACCGAAGTCGAGGTCAAGGTGCGGGACCACAGCTTCACCGTCGACGAGCCGGCCGCGCTCGGCGGCACCGACCAGGCCGCCAACCCCGTCGAGTACGCGCTCGCCGCCCTTGGCTCCTGCCAGGTGATCACCTACCAGTTCTGGGCGGCGAAGCGCGGGATTCCGCTCGACTCCGTCAAGGTCACCGTCGACGGGGACCTCGACCTGCACGGCTTCTTCGGCTTCTCCTTCAACACGCGGCCCGGTTTCGGGGACGTCCGCGTGTCCGTGGAACTCGAGGGCCCGGCGAGCCGGGAGCGCTACGAAGACCTCAAGCGCGAGGTCGACGAGCACTGCCCGGTGCTCGACCTGTTCCGGAACGAAACGCCCGTCAGCACGAAACTGACCTAG
- a CDS encoding glycosyltransferase: protein MRIFFSCRPAYGHLFPLLPLANAARGAGHEVVFGTGEAFVPKVRELGFETHRVGISIRAAEAEAQRRHGEDAGFLELGITMFAELLPEATIADLRPLLPELRPDLVVYEQSDVGTGALAQQAGIPAVSHVIGRSMPPEVLSVAAERLAPLWGRLPADAMLGDACVDVWPDSVRDPGTAAVPKVFRMRPTQYNAAVPLPALPEDGFVYLTLGTVVHGATQVLRGAIAALSRLPVDVLVAAGPGDPAALGPVPGNVRVAGFVPQAEVLEHAGLVVHHGGTGTVLGSLAAGLPQLVLPQGADQFVNAETLSALGAAKALVGDAVRIDAIEAAVRELLDDPAARAVAQGIAAEIAGMPAPEEVLAELVSWAG, encoded by the coding sequence GTGCGGATCTTCTTCTCGTGCCGCCCGGCGTACGGCCACCTCTTTCCGCTGCTCCCGCTGGCGAACGCGGCGCGCGGGGCCGGGCACGAGGTCGTCTTCGGCACCGGCGAGGCGTTCGTCCCCAAGGTGCGTGAACTCGGCTTCGAGACCCACCGCGTCGGCATCTCCATCCGTGCCGCCGAGGCCGAAGCCCAGCGGCGGCACGGGGAGGACGCCGGCTTCCTCGAACTCGGCATCACGATGTTCGCCGAGCTGCTGCCTGAGGCGACGATCGCCGACCTGCGACCACTGCTGCCGGAGCTGCGGCCGGATCTGGTGGTCTACGAGCAGAGCGACGTCGGCACCGGTGCCTTGGCGCAGCAGGCGGGCATCCCGGCCGTCTCGCACGTGATCGGCCGGTCGATGCCGCCGGAAGTCCTGTCCGTCGCGGCCGAGCGGCTGGCGCCGTTGTGGGGCAGGCTGCCCGCGGACGCGATGCTCGGCGACGCCTGCGTCGACGTCTGGCCGGACAGCGTCCGCGATCCGGGCACGGCGGCCGTGCCGAAGGTGTTCCGGATGCGCCCGACGCAGTACAACGCGGCGGTCCCGCTGCCGGCGCTGCCGGAAGACGGCTTCGTGTACCTGACCCTCGGCACGGTGGTCCACGGCGCGACGCAGGTGCTGCGCGGCGCGATCGCGGCGTTGTCTCGGCTGCCGGTGGACGTGCTGGTGGCGGCCGGCCCGGGTGATCCCGCGGCGCTGGGTCCGGTGCCGGGGAACGTGCGGGTCGCCGGGTTCGTGCCGCAGGCCGAAGTGCTGGAGCACGCGGGCCTGGTGGTGCACCACGGCGGCACGGGGACGGTGCTCGGCTCGCTCGCCGCGGGTCTGCCGCAGCTGGTCCTGCCGCAGGGCGCCGACCAGTTCGTCAACGCGGAGACGCTGTCGGCGCTCGGCGCGGCCAAGGCCTTGGTGGGCGACGCGGTCCGGATCGACGCGATCGAGGCGGCGGTGCGCGAACTGCTGGACGACCCGGCAGCGCGAGCGGTCGCGCAGGGAATCGCGGCCGAAATCGCCGGGATGCCCGCGCCGGAGGAGGTGCTCGCCGAGCTCGTCAGCTGGGCGGGCTGA
- a CDS encoding lipase family protein, with amino-acid sequence MRIFPRRALSAAVATISVVALAALGPPSASAASFYDPPSPLPAGSNGDVIRHEASTFYIDPIKLIKADANVQRIMYRSTDTHGSAIAVTGTVLTPRSAWHGTGVRPIVSYAVGTQGEGDDCAPSKALAAGFEYEGPFIAGLLARGYGIVVTDYEGLGTPGDHTYVNRASQGHAVLDAIRAAQRLPEAGLPDDGPVAIAGYSQGGGASAAAAELQPGYAPELKLKGAYAGAVPADLAEVAKNLDGHYAVGFLGFALVSMNYAYPELNIPALLNARGKQLFEQVRTECTVEAIAGHAFTQSSTLTNDGRSLVAYLGEEPYRSRVAEQKIGSLKPTAPVLIVHSALDDIVPYAQDRDLGRTWCGKGVQVQFSTSLVPTHVLGAVRAYPEAFAWLEGRFAGLPAPVNCGWF; translated from the coding sequence ATGCGTATCTTCCCCCGCCGCGCCCTGTCCGCGGCCGTCGCCACGATTTCCGTCGTGGCGTTGGCGGCGCTCGGCCCGCCTTCCGCCTCCGCCGCGTCCTTCTACGACCCGCCTTCGCCGCTGCCCGCCGGCAGCAACGGCGACGTCATCCGGCACGAGGCGTCGACGTTCTACATCGATCCGATCAAGCTGATCAAGGCCGACGCGAACGTGCAGCGGATCATGTACCGCAGCACCGACACGCACGGCTCGGCGATCGCCGTCACCGGCACGGTGCTGACCCCGCGGTCGGCGTGGCACGGTACCGGCGTCCGCCCGATCGTCTCCTACGCCGTCGGCACCCAGGGCGAGGGCGACGACTGCGCGCCGTCGAAAGCGCTTGCCGCGGGTTTCGAGTACGAAGGCCCGTTCATCGCCGGGCTGCTGGCGCGGGGGTACGGCATCGTCGTCACCGACTACGAAGGGCTCGGCACGCCCGGGGACCACACGTACGTCAACCGCGCTTCGCAAGGGCACGCGGTGCTCGACGCGATCCGCGCGGCGCAGCGGCTGCCCGAGGCGGGCCTGCCGGACGACGGCCCGGTCGCGATCGCGGGCTACTCCCAGGGCGGCGGCGCGTCGGCCGCGGCGGCGGAGCTGCAGCCGGGCTACGCCCCCGAGCTGAAGCTGAAGGGCGCGTACGCGGGGGCCGTGCCGGCGGACCTCGCCGAGGTCGCCAAGAACCTCGACGGCCACTACGCGGTCGGCTTCCTCGGGTTCGCGCTGGTGAGCATGAACTACGCGTACCCGGAACTGAACATCCCGGCGCTGCTCAACGCCCGCGGGAAACAGCTGTTCGAGCAGGTCCGGACCGAATGCACGGTGGAGGCGATCGCCGGGCACGCGTTCACACAGTCCTCGACGCTGACCAACGACGGCCGCTCGCTCGTCGCGTACCTCGGGGAGGAGCCGTACCGGTCACGCGTGGCCGAGCAGAAGATCGGCTCGCTGAAGCCGACGGCGCCGGTGCTGATCGTGCACAGCGCGCTCGACGACATCGTGCCCTACGCGCAGGACCGCGACCTGGGCCGGACGTGGTGCGGCAAGGGCGTGCAGGTGCAGTTCAGCACGTCGCTGGTGCCGACGCACGTGCTCGGCGCGGTGCGGGCGTACCCGGAGGCGTTCGCCTGGCTGGAAGGCCGCTTCGCCGGGCTGCCGGCGCCGGTCAACTGCGGCTGGTTCTGA
- a CDS encoding type II toxin-antitoxin system Phd/YefM family antitoxin, producing the protein MKIISQRELRNGSAAVMDAVEAGETFHVTRNGVEIAELRPLAQRRQLTTEEIIARRRRLPRVDAAELRRETDEFFGEDRLTDDDNPWERARG; encoded by the coding sequence GTGAAGATCATCAGCCAGCGTGAACTGCGCAACGGCTCCGCCGCGGTCATGGATGCCGTCGAAGCCGGCGAAACCTTCCACGTCACGCGCAACGGTGTGGAGATCGCCGAGCTGCGACCGCTGGCCCAACGACGCCAGCTCACCACAGAGGAAATAATCGCCCGGCGCCGGCGGCTACCTCGGGTGGACGCAGCAGAGCTGCGCCGAGAGACGGACGAGTTCTTCGGCGAGGATCGCCTGACCGACGACGACAACCCCTGGGAACGGGCACGTGGCTGA
- a CDS encoding MFS transporter encodes MAAPPDRVTFREVFGVAEFRALWFGELLSIAGDQLARVALSILVFTGTNSATLTGLTYALTYAPSLLGGIFLTGFADRFPRRSVMVLVDVLRAALILLVAIPGMPFWLMCVLVGGVSLVNPPFKASQLALLPQVLEGDRFVVGMGIRSMTVQSAQLLGFAGGGALLIALDPHVALLIDAATFVLSALFIRFGLRARPAAATGEQRKSFFATLGGGGRTAFASSPLRTLVLFTWLMGLLPVYEGIAAPYVAAAGGGPEAIGLLLAADPIGSVIATFVYTRWVPARLRPKLIGPLSALCAVPLVVCFLNPGPVSSIVLFIVSGGLGTVCLLQATASLTLAVPDEQRAQVMGLSNTGLTTMMGISPLVGGVLADQLTPHATVGIFGIAGIVLTLPLAALWTRAMSSEPERWVDKEAARAEHA; translated from the coding sequence ATGGCAGCACCGCCGGATCGCGTCACGTTCCGCGAGGTGTTCGGGGTCGCCGAGTTCCGCGCGCTGTGGTTCGGCGAGCTGCTTTCGATCGCCGGCGACCAGCTGGCCAGGGTCGCGCTGTCCATCCTCGTGTTCACCGGGACGAACTCCGCGACGCTCACCGGCCTGACCTACGCGCTGACGTACGCGCCCTCGCTGCTGGGCGGCATCTTCCTGACCGGCTTCGCCGACCGCTTCCCCCGCCGCAGCGTGATGGTGCTCGTCGACGTGCTGCGGGCCGCCCTGATCCTGCTGGTCGCCATCCCCGGCATGCCGTTCTGGCTGATGTGCGTGCTGGTCGGCGGCGTTTCCCTGGTCAACCCGCCGTTCAAGGCGTCCCAGCTGGCACTGCTGCCGCAGGTGCTCGAAGGCGACCGGTTCGTGGTCGGGATGGGCATCCGGAGCATGACCGTGCAGAGCGCCCAGCTGCTCGGCTTCGCCGGCGGCGGCGCGCTGCTGATCGCCCTCGACCCGCACGTCGCGCTGCTCATCGACGCCGCCACGTTCGTGCTGTCGGCGCTGTTCATCCGGTTCGGCCTGCGCGCCCGGCCGGCCGCGGCGACCGGCGAGCAGCGCAAGTCCTTCTTCGCGACGCTCGGCGGCGGTGGCCGGACGGCGTTCGCCAGCTCCCCGCTGCGGACGCTGGTGCTGTTCACCTGGTTGATGGGGCTCCTGCCGGTCTACGAGGGCATCGCGGCACCGTACGTCGCGGCGGCGGGCGGCGGCCCCGAGGCGATCGGCCTGCTGCTCGCGGCCGACCCGATCGGCAGCGTCATCGCGACCTTCGTCTACACGCGCTGGGTGCCCGCGCGGCTGCGGCCGAAGCTGATCGGCCCGCTGTCGGCCCTGTGCGCCGTGCCGCTGGTGGTTTGCTTCCTGAACCCCGGACCGGTCTCCTCGATCGTCCTGTTCATCGTCTCCGGCGGCCTGGGCACGGTCTGCCTGCTGCAGGCGACCGCGTCACTGACCCTGGCCGTGCCCGACGAGCAGCGCGCGCAGGTGATGGGCCTGTCCAACACGGGCCTGACCACGATGATGGGCATCAGCCCGCTGGTCGGCGGCGTGCTCGCGGATCAGCTGACGCCGCACGCGACGGTCGGCATCTTCGGCATCGCCGGGATCGTCCTCACCCTGCCGCTGGCGGCACTGTGGACCAGAGCCATGTCGAGCGAGCCCGAAAGATGGGTCGACAAAGAAGCCGCACGCGCCGAACATGCTTGA
- a CDS encoding FAD/NAD(P)-binding protein gives MADLAPFTLAVVGAGPRGVGVLERLGANAGALLGGRRLEVHLIDPFPPGPGRVWRYDQSPLLRMNSMPEDVTMFTDDSVRMAGPVRRGPSLLEWARQVRAGGLDADVPSDVVAELTALDPFDFPTRRLQSAYLTWVYRKVVEDLPDGIDVVEHAARATGVDGDTVHLSDGTAVAADAVVFTVGHLDAEPDDRERELVAFAARHGLAYYPAGYTADVDYAGVEPGETVLVRGFGLAFVDLMLLLTEGRGGRFEDLPCGGLRYHPSGAEPVLHVGSRRGVPYHAKIGYRLRGKPLRLPRFFDAYAIDALAGDVLDFRRDVWPLVAKELAWGYYSELFTGHPDRVRLDFAVFADAFADLDWNSPAMRDLVARAVPAEADRLDLDRLDRPMAGRTFGTAEEFGKELRKYVEADLARRADQEFSADLGAFMALLSVYGQLPVLVHNGRLAAGSQVSDMDGWFHGFFSYYASGPPPRRLEELLALHEAGIVSFAGAEMRVTAERGVFVASSASHPETVEARTLIEARLPDPSVRRAADGLLRQLRDAGELAEETVADPGTGASLPSGRIHTRVSDSRLLDGTGRPHPHRFAVGPHTSARSAAAFTRPRTNALSFRQNDAVAREILALVSPPS, from the coding sequence GTGGCCGATCTCGCGCCGTTCACCCTGGCCGTCGTGGGCGCCGGACCCCGCGGGGTCGGCGTCCTCGAACGGCTCGGCGCGAACGCGGGCGCGCTCCTCGGCGGGCGGCGGCTCGAGGTGCACCTGATCGACCCGTTCCCGCCGGGGCCCGGCCGCGTGTGGCGCTACGACCAGTCGCCGCTGCTGCGGATGAACTCGATGCCCGAGGACGTCACGATGTTCACCGACGACTCGGTGCGGATGGCGGGCCCGGTGCGGCGGGGGCCGTCGCTGCTGGAGTGGGCGCGGCAGGTGCGGGCCGGCGGGCTCGACGCCGACGTGCCGTCCGACGTCGTCGCCGAGCTGACCGCGCTCGACCCCTTCGACTTCCCCACCCGGCGCCTCCAGAGCGCCTACCTGACGTGGGTGTACCGGAAGGTCGTCGAGGACCTGCCCGACGGCATCGACGTCGTCGAGCACGCGGCGCGCGCGACCGGCGTCGACGGGGACACCGTCCACCTGTCCGACGGGACGGCGGTCGCGGCGGACGCCGTCGTCTTCACCGTCGGCCACCTCGACGCCGAACCCGACGACCGGGAGCGCGAGCTGGTGGCGTTCGCCGCGCGGCACGGGCTGGCCTATTACCCGGCCGGCTACACCGCCGATGTCGACTACGCGGGCGTCGAGCCGGGCGAAACCGTCCTGGTGCGCGGGTTCGGGCTGGCGTTCGTCGACCTGATGCTGCTGCTGACCGAGGGCCGCGGCGGCCGGTTCGAGGACCTTCCGTGCGGCGGCCTCCGCTACCACCCGAGCGGCGCCGAGCCGGTGCTGCACGTCGGCTCGCGCCGCGGCGTGCCCTACCACGCGAAGATCGGCTACCGGCTGCGCGGGAAACCGCTGCGGCTGCCCAGGTTCTTCGACGCCTACGCGATCGACGCGCTGGCCGGCGACGTGCTCGACTTCCGCCGGGACGTCTGGCCGCTGGTCGCGAAGGAACTGGCCTGGGGCTACTACAGCGAGCTGTTCACCGGGCACCCGGACCGCGTGCGCCTGGACTTCGCCGTGTTCGCCGACGCCTTCGCCGACCTGGACTGGAATTCGCCCGCCATGCGCGACCTCGTGGCGCGGGCGGTGCCCGCCGAGGCCGACCGGCTCGACCTCGACCGGCTGGACCGGCCGATGGCGGGCCGCACCTTCGGCACGGCCGAGGAGTTCGGCAAGGAACTGCGCAAGTACGTCGAGGCCGATCTGGCGCGGCGGGCGGACCAGGAGTTCAGCGCCGACCTGGGTGCCTTCATGGCGTTGCTCTCGGTCTACGGCCAGCTGCCCGTCCTTGTCCACAACGGACGGCTGGCCGCCGGGTCACAGGTGTCCGATATGGACGGATGGTTCCACGGGTTCTTCTCCTACTACGCGAGCGGGCCGCCGCCGCGTCGCCTGGAGGAGCTGCTGGCCCTGCACGAAGCGGGGATCGTTTCCTTTGCGGGCGCGGAAATGCGCGTGACGGCCGAGCGCGGCGTCTTCGTGGCGTCGTCGGCGAGTCACCCGGAGACGGTCGAGGCGCGCACGCTGATCGAAGCGCGCCTGCCGGACCCGAGCGTGCGCCGCGCGGCCGACGGCCTGCTCCGGCAGCTGCGCGACGCGGGCGAACTGGCCGAGGAGACGGTGGCGGACCCGGGAACGGGCGCTTCGCTGCCGTCCGGCCGCATCCACACGCGGGTCTCGGACTCCCGGCTGCTCGACGGGACCGGCCGCCCCCACCCGCACCGGTTCGCGGTGGGCCCGCACACGAGCGCACGCTCGGCGGCGGCGTTCACCCGGCCGCGGACGAACGCGTTGTCCTTCCGCCAGAACGACGCCGTGGCGCGCGAAATCCTGGCGCTGGTCAGCCCGCCCAGCTGA
- a CDS encoding TetR/AcrR family transcriptional regulator: MSSPAPRGRPRKLPVSEQRARVLSATARVVAQHGMQGATIEQIAREAGVSRQAVYEQFGDRATLFAEVVAETEERAFTAIAGPSVADEQPGLRAWARANYANMVTFVADHPEGYGVLRAAERAGDPALTRLRERLAVVYAEASRKRWAAHGIDSGRADRALVTLFFAMTESLVQATWDGEPPDQDALIDLLTEFTVGGVARLQTKASDVIDRLR; this comes from the coding sequence ATGTCAAGCCCGGCTCCGCGTGGGCGGCCGCGCAAGCTCCCCGTTTCGGAGCAGCGCGCCCGCGTGCTGAGCGCGACGGCGAGGGTCGTCGCGCAGCACGGGATGCAGGGCGCGACGATCGAGCAGATCGCGCGCGAAGCCGGCGTCTCGCGCCAGGCCGTCTACGAGCAGTTCGGCGACCGCGCGACGCTGTTCGCCGAGGTCGTGGCCGAAACCGAGGAGCGGGCCTTCACCGCCATCGCGGGTCCTTCGGTGGCCGACGAGCAGCCCGGCCTGCGGGCCTGGGCGCGGGCCAACTACGCCAACATGGTCACCTTCGTCGCCGACCACCCCGAGGGGTACGGCGTGCTCCGCGCGGCCGAGCGCGCGGGCGACCCCGCCCTCACCCGGTTGAGGGAGAGACTGGCCGTCGTCTACGCCGAAGCCAGCCGCAAGCGGTGGGCCGCGCACGGCATCGACTCCGGCCGCGCCGACCGCGCGCTCGTCACGCTCTTCTTCGCGATGACCGAGTCGCTGGTCCAGGCCACCTGGGACGGCGAGCCGCCGGACCAGGACGCGCTGATCGACCTGCTCACCGAGTTCACCGTCGGCGGTGTCGCCCGCCTGCAGACCAAGGCGAGCGACGTCATCGACCGGTTGCGGTAG
- a CDS encoding DUF3151 domain-containing protein produces the protein MTHNLLGPEPTLLPEHTAAQAALDAGTDPATVAAEHPDYSEAWASLAEKALDAGETVAAYAYARTGYHRGLDQLRRAGWKGFGPVPWSHRPNQGFLRALAVLGKAAGKIGETEEHERCRTFLADSDPAAAEATGLK, from the coding sequence ATGACGCACAACCTGCTCGGCCCCGAGCCGACGCTGCTGCCCGAGCACACCGCCGCCCAGGCCGCGCTCGACGCCGGGACCGACCCGGCCACCGTCGCCGCCGAACACCCCGACTACAGCGAGGCGTGGGCTTCGCTGGCCGAGAAGGCCCTGGACGCGGGCGAGACGGTCGCCGCGTACGCGTACGCCCGCACCGGCTACCACCGGGGCCTCGACCAGCTGCGCCGCGCGGGCTGGAAGGGCTTCGGCCCGGTGCCGTGGTCGCACCGCCCGAACCAGGGGTTCCTGCGCGCCCTCGCCGTCCTCGGCAAGGCCGCCGGGAAGATCGGCGAGACCGAGGAACACGAGCGCTGCCGGACCTTCCTCGCCGACTCCGACCCCGCCGCCGCGGAAGCCACCGGCCTGAAGTGA
- a CDS encoding HNH endonuclease family protein gives MPTRRAVRHSFTVLAVTAVLSGTLAGVADATPPGIPSATTAKSELATLTVKADGSQTGYSRDKFPHWIDQGNSCNTREVVLKRDGTNVVTDSSCAATSGKWVSPYDGATWTAASDVDIDHVVPLAAAWRTGASSWTTAQRQAFANDLTDPQLIAVTDNVNQEKGDKSPDQWKPPLVGYWCTYAKMWVAVKYKFKLTINSAEKTALTDMLNRC, from the coding sequence ATGCCAACCAGGCGTGCTGTGCGTCATTCGTTCACTGTGCTGGCCGTCACCGCGGTCCTCTCCGGCACCCTGGCCGGCGTCGCCGACGCGACGCCGCCGGGCATCCCCTCGGCCACCACGGCGAAGTCCGAGCTCGCGACCTTGACCGTCAAGGCCGACGGCTCGCAGACCGGCTACAGCCGCGACAAGTTCCCGCACTGGATCGACCAGGGCAACAGCTGCAACACCCGCGAAGTGGTGCTCAAGCGCGACGGCACGAACGTGGTGACCGACTCGAGCTGCGCCGCGACCTCCGGCAAGTGGGTGAGCCCGTACGACGGCGCGACCTGGACCGCGGCGTCCGATGTGGACATCGACCACGTCGTGCCGCTGGCCGCCGCGTGGCGCACCGGCGCGTCGTCGTGGACGACCGCGCAGCGCCAGGCCTTCGCCAACGACCTCACCGATCCCCAGCTGATCGCCGTGACGGACAACGTCAACCAGGAGAAGGGCGACAAGTCGCCCGACCAGTGGAAGCCGCCGCTCGTCGGCTACTGGTGCACCTACGCGAAGATGTGGGTCGCGGTGAAGTACAAGTTCAAGCTGACCATCAACTCCGCCGAGAAGACCGCCCTGACGGACATGCTCAACCGCTGCTGA